Proteins co-encoded in one Nitrospiraceae bacterium genomic window:
- the gltX gene encoding glutamate--tRNA ligase gives MVRVRFAPSPTGHLHIGGARTALFNYLYARNKNGKFILRIEDTDTTRSTEEYIDAIIEGMKWLNLECDEGPFRQTERFDVYRKYAEKLINEGKAYYCYCSPEELETRRQEALAQGKTIKYSGKCRNIKNKDGKNAAIRFAMPQTGETVVNDLIRGKIVFDNSQLDDLIIMRSDNTPTYNFTVVVDDVDMKITHIIRGDDHLNNTPKQIHIYKALGYSIPDFAHLPMILGSDKARLSKRHGATSVMAYKDMGYLPDALVNYLVRLGWSYGDQEIFTREEIIKHFTFENVGKSSAVFNPEKLLWLNSQYIMNTPSEKLAELVIPFLINKKIISDNQKLDMSWLARAIDTLKERSKTLLELAASLQYYISEDVDYDEKAKTKFLNEKNKNLLVEIKAGLSSISDFKAGDLEKIFKSIVEKNNIKLGGLAQPVRVAITGGTESPGIFEVLEVIGKEKTLKRLDRAINSITATAQF, from the coding sequence ATGGTAAGAGTTCGCTTTGCGCCAAGTCCAACAGGCCATCTCCATATCGGAGGTGCAAGAACTGCGCTTTTTAACTATCTTTATGCCCGCAATAAAAACGGAAAATTCATACTACGGATTGAAGACACAGACACAACCCGTTCTACAGAAGAATATATAGATGCAATTATTGAGGGGATGAAATGGCTTAATCTCGAATGTGACGAAGGCCCTTTCAGACAGACAGAAAGATTTGATGTATACAGAAAATATGCAGAAAAACTTATCAATGAAGGCAAGGCATATTATTGTTATTGCTCTCCTGAAGAACTCGAAACCAGAAGGCAGGAAGCATTAGCACAAGGAAAAACCATAAAATACTCCGGCAAGTGCAGAAATATCAAAAATAAAGACGGCAAAAATGCTGCTATAAGATTCGCAATGCCGCAAACAGGAGAGACTGTTGTAAATGATCTTATCAGAGGCAAAATTGTGTTTGATAACAGTCAGCTGGATGATTTAATAATAATGCGCTCTGACAATACTCCAACTTATAATTTTACTGTTGTTGTTGATGATGTGGATATGAAAATAACGCATATTATAAGAGGCGATGACCATCTTAACAATACACCGAAACAGATTCATATATATAAAGCCCTGGGTTACAGCATCCCAGACTTTGCTCATCTGCCTATGATACTCGGCTCAGATAAAGCAAGACTGAGCAAAAGACACGGGGCAACTTCTGTAATGGCATACAAAGACATGGGCTATCTTCCTGATGCTTTGGTTAACTATCTAGTGCGTCTTGGCTGGTCTTATGGAGACCAGGAGATTTTTACAAGAGAAGAAATCATAAAACATTTCACTTTTGAGAATGTCGGAAAATCATCTGCTGTTTTCAATCCTGAAAAACTGCTCTGGCTTAACAGCCAGTATATAATGAACACGCCCTCAGAAAAACTTGCTGAACTTGTTATTCCATTTCTGATAAACAAAAAAATCATCAGTGACAATCAGAAGCTTGACATGAGCTGGCTTGCAAGAGCGATTGATACTCTAAAAGAGCGTTCAAAAACTCTGCTAGAACTTGCAGCTTCACTACAGTACTATATATCTGAAGATGTTGATTATGATGAAAAAGCAAAAACTAAATTTCTGAACGAAAAAAACAAGAATCTACTTGTAGAGATCAAGGCCGGCCTTTCATCCATTTCTGATTTTAAAGCAGGAGATTTAGAAAAAATATTTAAATCAATAGTTGAAAAAAACAATATTAAACTCGGAGGTCTTGCTCAGCCTGTACGTGTTGCAATAACAGGCGGAACTGAAAGCCCTGGTATATTTGAGGTTCTGGAAGTTATAGGCAAAGAAAAGACCTTAAAAAGACTGGACAGAGCAATAAATTCTATAACAGCAACTGCTCAATTTTAA
- the tilS gene encoding tRNA lysidine(34) synthetase TilS — MDLTEKVKKTIQKHSMITESDHLLVGLSGGPDSVCLLILLKQIQEIYKFKLSALYVNHNLRPNETPEEIKFCTDLCKKFNILFFVESVDVISYAKKASLNKQEAARELRYKTFEEIAYKIGASKITLAHNADDQTETFFMRILRGSGLKGLTGIPPVRGKIIRPLIEIAREEIEIFLEASSQSYAVDSSNLKKDYLRNWFRLSIMSEFKKKNPELIKTVSRMCNIFREEDRYLEIITTKTLMRLITRKTDDMIELFLVPLETTDKAILYRIIRRAIDSVKGLRGISFIHVEDIIDLIKNGRSGDRINLPKGIRVIKGYSTLILTSKLPEKIGQYTLNLPGELLIKEANLLIRAAFTEDKETLDKSTMLFDVDKIKSPLIVRSRKEGDFFYPAGFGRKKKLQDFFVDERIPRDERDTIPIVLSDKDIIWVAGYRADERFKITSNTKEALLLELKLTK; from the coding sequence ATGGATTTAACAGAAAAAGTTAAAAAAACTATTCAAAAACACTCAATGATCACAGAAAGCGACCATTTGCTTGTTGGTCTTTCAGGTGGTCCTGATTCAGTATGTCTTCTCATCCTCCTGAAGCAAATACAAGAAATATACAAATTCAAACTGTCAGCGCTTTATGTAAATCATAATCTGAGGCCAAATGAAACTCCTGAAGAGATAAAATTCTGCACAGACTTGTGCAAGAAATTCAACATATTGTTTTTCGTTGAGTCAGTTGATGTCATTTCCTATGCCAAAAAAGCATCATTAAATAAGCAAGAAGCTGCCAGAGAATTGCGATATAAGACATTTGAAGAGATTGCATATAAAATAGGCGCAAGCAAAATTACCCTTGCACACAATGCAGATGATCAGACCGAGACTTTTTTCATGCGTATCTTAAGAGGTTCAGGGTTGAAAGGGCTTACAGGAATACCTCCTGTGCGTGGCAAAATTATCAGACCGCTTATTGAAATCGCACGAGAAGAGATAGAAATATTTCTTGAAGCGTCATCTCAGTCATATGCTGTCGATTCGTCTAATTTAAAGAAGGATTATTTAAGAAACTGGTTCAGACTGTCTATAATGTCCGAGTTTAAGAAAAAAAACCCCGAGTTGATTAAAACAGTAAGCAGAATGTGCAATATCTTCAGAGAAGAAGACAGATATCTGGAGATCATTACCACAAAAACACTCATGAGACTCATTACAAGAAAAACCGATGACATGATCGAGCTTTTTCTAGTTCCTCTGGAGACAACAGACAAGGCAATTCTCTACAGGATCATCAGGAGAGCGATTGATTCAGTAAAGGGGCTGAGAGGAATAAGCTTTATTCATGTTGAAGACATTATTGACCTGATAAAAAACGGCCGATCAGGAGACAGGATCAATCTTCCAAAGGGCATAAGGGTCATAAAAGGCTACTCGACTTTAATACTCACATCAAAGCTGCCTGAAAAGATTGGACAATACACCCTTAATCTTCCTGGTGAATTGTTAATTAAAGAAGCTAATCTCTTAATTAGAGCAGCTTTTACAGAAGACAAAGAAACCTTAGATAAATCAACGATGTTATTTGATGTTGACAAAATAAAATCACCTCTTATTGTACGCTCAAGAAAAGAAGGTGATTTCTTCTATCCTGCAGGTTTCGGCAGGAAAAAAAAGCTTCAGGATTTCTTTGTAGATGAAAGAATTCCAAGAGATGAGCGGGATACAATCCCAATCGTGCTTTCAGATAAAGACATTATATGGGTTGCAGGCTATAGAGCAGACGAAAGATTTAAGATAACATCCAATACCAAGGAAGCACTGCTTTTGGAATTAAAGCTAACAAAATAA
- a CDS encoding DUF1343 domain-containing protein yields MPKLVKTGADLFEKHWPAELKNLRSGLLVHPASVNNKLEHTTNLFLKTKKTKLTVLFGPQHGVRGETQDNMIEWQGFKDNVTGLPVYSLYSQTRKPDSSMLKDIDIMIVDIQDIGSRYYTFIWTMELCMQACLESGKSIVVLDRPNPISGALFEGPVLDPSYSSFVGQRPLPVRHGMTVAEIANYLKDKFYPSLDLKIIKTQGWKRKMWFDDTMLPWVMPSPNIPTLDAATVYPGMCLLEGTNLSEGRGTTRPFEIFGAPFIDPEKIVKKIKEHKLNGVVFRPVYFQPTFQKFSGELCGGAQIHVIDRNKFKPFKTGVAVLKSIMELYRDKFEWKQPPYEYEAVKPPIDILAGTDILRKSLEKNESLKNMEEWWKEQSREFQKTRKEYLIYS; encoded by the coding sequence ATGCCGAAATTAGTAAAAACCGGAGCAGATTTATTCGAAAAACACTGGCCAGCTGAATTGAAAAACTTACGCTCAGGCCTGTTGGTTCATCCTGCATCAGTCAATAATAAACTTGAACACACTACAAATCTTTTTTTAAAAACAAAAAAAACAAAACTAACTGTTCTTTTTGGGCCGCAGCATGGAGTAAGAGGTGAAACTCAGGACAATATGATTGAATGGCAGGGATTCAAAGATAATGTCACAGGACTTCCCGTATACAGTCTCTACAGCCAAACAAGAAAACCTGATTCTTCAATGTTAAAAGACATAGACATAATGATAGTAGACATTCAGGATATAGGCTCTCGCTATTATACTTTTATCTGGACAATGGAACTCTGTATGCAGGCTTGTCTTGAATCAGGCAAATCCATAGTAGTGCTTGACAGACCAAATCCGATAAGCGGCGCTCTTTTTGAAGGCCCTGTTCTTGATCCTTCATATTCTTCATTTGTCGGGCAGCGCCCCTTACCTGTTAGACATGGGATGACAGTAGCTGAAATAGCTAATTACCTAAAAGACAAATTTTATCCATCGCTTGACCTGAAGATTATCAAAACACAAGGCTGGAAAAGAAAAATGTGGTTTGATGATACAATGCTTCCATGGGTTATGCCTTCCCCTAATATTCCGACGCTGGATGCAGCAACAGTCTATCCTGGAATGTGTCTGCTTGAAGGCACCAACTTAAGCGAGGGCAGAGGAACAACACGTCCATTTGAAATTTTCGGGGCTCCATTTATTGACCCTGAAAAAATAGTAAAAAAAATAAAAGAACACAAACTGAATGGAGTTGTATTCAGACCTGTTTATTTCCAACCGACATTTCAGAAATTCTCAGGAGAATTATGCGGAGGCGCGCAAATCCACGTTATTGACAGGAACAAATTCAAACCATTCAAAACTGGAGTTGCTGTTTTAAAATCTATTATGGAACTTTACAGAGACAAATTTGAATGGAAACAACCGCCATATGAATATGAAGCAGTGAAACCTCCTATTGATATACTAGCAGGAACAGACATACTAAGAAAAAGTCTGGAGAAAAATGAATCCCTTAAAAACATGGAAGAATGGTGGAAAGAACAATCAAGAGAATTTCAAAAAACACGAAAGGAATATCTTATTTACTCCTGA
- a CDS encoding sugar phosphate isomerase/epimerase, with product MQDFHIHIPYDVLEEHLSFIKKHKFNLEIYFSSKSLDSSNKKNICKMRKRLGYYPSLSIHAPFMDLSPGAVDPKVREITVERFDYILDIAECLDVKTVVFHSGYEKWKYGLNMNLWLENSLLTWDKLSTKAAGIGVKIAIENIFEDEPSSLMALMKKMSSSHFGLCFDTGHLNLFSKMPLDEWIRALKPYILEFHLHDNNKTADQHLPIGDGTFDFKTLFESIKGQDIIYTLEAHTAEHVMKSIERLKQYL from the coding sequence GTGCAGGATTTCCATATTCACATTCCATACGATGTGCTTGAAGAGCATCTTTCATTTATAAAAAAACATAAATTCAATCTCGAAATTTATTTCAGCTCTAAATCGCTTGACTCTTCAAATAAAAAAAATATCTGCAAGATGAGGAAGAGACTTGGCTATTACCCGTCTTTGTCGATTCATGCACCGTTTATGGACTTATCCCCAGGCGCTGTGGATCCTAAAGTTCGTGAAATAACAGTAGAAAGATTTGATTATATTCTGGATATCGCAGAATGCCTTGATGTTAAGACAGTTGTATTTCATTCAGGATATGAAAAATGGAAATACGGGCTTAACATGAATCTCTGGCTTGAGAACAGCCTTTTGACATGGGATAAGCTTTCCACTAAGGCCGCAGGCATTGGCGTGAAAATAGCAATCGAAAACATCTTTGAGGACGAGCCTTCAAGTCTAATGGCATTGATGAAAAAGATGTCTTCATCTCACTTTGGACTCTGCTTTGATACTGGTCACTTAAATCTGTTTTCAAAGATGCCACTTGATGAATGGATAAGGGCTTTAAAACCTTATATTCTTGAATTTCACCTGCATGATAATAACAAGACCGCTGACCAGCATTTGCCGATAGGAGATGGCACATTTGATTTTAAGACTTTATTCGAATCGATTAAAGGACAAGATATTATTTACACACTTGAGGCTCATACTGCCGAACATGTAATGAAAAGCATCGAAAGATTAAAACAGTACTTATAG
- a CDS encoding phosphotransferase has protein sequence MSKFSFKIFLPAAGLGERLRPITNHMPKPLLPLLGKPLIEIILKKFSDISSGKIGINLHYKPEAIRKWADESEYKDRIELFPEDPILGTGGALKNAEIFLSDSYFMVHNADIVSDIDFIKLVMTHIISGNIATLATHNYPKYSNVIVNDKGLVIDVENPGTSMPNPSTDRFKTAYTGIAVYSPEIFQFLPSGESHATSAWIEASKAGKKVQALDFTGCCWSDVGTPMSYASAIIKNLRSEGETTYFHPSAKKIDNLEIDGYVIIEKENTFNKKISVRNCIVLPESGLDQNTYYENCIIGHDFKIDLNEADLLGTKNNGILIGTGGSNREYFRVEKNYKTFVVMKCKNSDSDYTRHIEYTKFFLKHLVPVPELVDYEPDKMLATFEDLGDVSLYTWLKKTHDDKTIEQMYRKVLDILILIHTEATARVAECPLLQNKIFDYEHYRWETSYFIEQLVKNIKEISIKNTSSLNDEFHNLAAKAVSFHKTIIHRDFQSQNIMIHNGIPRLIDFQSARIGLPAYDIASILWDPYYRLEDKTRKNLLKYYAAQIKAKDAFFDKDKFEESLIICRLQRHMQALGAFGFLSSSAGKRYFSKYIPKGIKLLKEDIFLVKDEYPELYKLIAVL, from the coding sequence ATGTCAAAATTTTCTTTTAAAATCTTCCTTCCGGCAGCAGGCTTAGGCGAAAGACTGAGACCCATCACAAATCACATGCCCAAGCCATTACTGCCTTTACTCGGGAAACCTCTGATAGAAATCATTCTTAAAAAATTCTCAGATATTTCATCAGGTAAAATAGGAATAAATCTCCACTACAAACCAGAGGCTATCAGAAAATGGGCTGATGAATCAGAATACAAGGACAGGATCGAGTTGTTTCCTGAAGATCCAATCCTAGGTACTGGAGGCGCATTAAAAAATGCTGAAATTTTTCTTTCTGATAGTTATTTCATGGTGCATAATGCCGACATAGTATCTGACATTGATTTTATTAAGCTTGTAATGACGCATATAATTTCCGGCAACATTGCAACTCTAGCAACTCACAATTATCCTAAATATAGCAATGTCATCGTTAATGATAAAGGTCTTGTTATTGATGTTGAGAATCCCGGGACATCCATGCCAAATCCCAGCACTGACAGGTTTAAAACTGCTTATACAGGAATAGCTGTATATTCTCCTGAAATATTCCAATTTCTTCCATCCGGTGAATCACATGCAACATCTGCATGGATAGAAGCATCAAAAGCCGGGAAGAAAGTCCAGGCGCTTGATTTTACTGGATGCTGCTGGAGTGATGTTGGAACTCCCATGTCTTATGCCTCTGCAATAATAAAAAACCTTCGCTCAGAAGGAGAGACCACTTATTTTCATCCGTCAGCAAAAAAAATTGATAATTTAGAAATAGATGGTTATGTAATAATTGAGAAAGAAAATACATTTAATAAAAAAATCTCTGTCAGAAATTGTATAGTCCTTCCGGAAAGCGGACTGGATCAAAACACATACTATGAAAACTGCATAATCGGCCATGATTTCAAGATAGACCTCAATGAAGCAGATTTGCTCGGAACAAAAAATAACGGAATACTCATCGGCACAGGAGGTTCCAATAGAGAATATTTCAGGGTAGAAAAAAACTACAAAACATTTGTCGTAATGAAATGCAAAAATAGTGATTCAGATTATACAAGACACATAGAATACACTAAATTTTTTTTAAAGCATTTAGTTCCAGTACCAGAACTTGTTGATTATGAACCAGACAAAATGCTTGCAACATTTGAAGACCTTGGCGATGTATCACTATATACCTGGCTTAAAAAAACACATGATGATAAGACAATAGAACAAATGTACAGAAAAGTCCTTGATATCCTGATTCTCATCCACACAGAGGCAACAGCAAGAGTTGCTGAGTGCCCACTGCTCCAGAACAAAATATTTGACTATGAACATTACAGATGGGAAACATCATACTTCATCGAACAGCTCGTAAAAAACATAAAAGAAATTTCAATCAAAAATACATCTTCGTTAAATGATGAATTTCACAATCTGGCCGCAAAAGCAGTATCTTTTCATAAAACTATAATTCATCGTGATTTTCAATCACAGAACATAATGATACATAATGGTATCCCTAGATTGATTGATTTTCAAAGCGCCAGGATAGGACTTCCTGCATATGACATTGCATCCATACTTTGGGATCCATATTACAGGCTTGAAGACAAGACCAGAAAAAATCTTTTGAAATATTATGCTGCTCAAATCAAAGCAAAAGATGCTTTTTTTGATAAAGATAAGTTTGAAGAATCATTAATTATTTGCAGACTCCAAAGACATATGCAGGCGCTCGGAGCATTTGGCTTTCTTTCTTCTTCAGCAGGCAAAAGATACTTTTCAAAATATATTCCAAAAGGAATCAAATTACTAAAAGAAGATATTTTTCTTGTTAAAGATGAGTATCCTGAACTCTATAAACTTATCGCAGTGCTATGA